GTGGAAGTGCACGCCGATGACGTTCGTCGGCACGCCCTCCTCGTTCAGGAGGGAGAGGAGTTCGAGCACATGGCCCGGGGTCGCGACGCCGATGGTGTCGCCGAGGCTCAGCTCGTCGCAGCCCATCGCGACGAGCGCCTTGCAGACCCGGGCGACCTGGTGGAGCGGGACCGCGCCCTCCCAGGGGTCGCCGAAGCACATCGAGACGTACCCGCGCACGTGCAGGCCCTCGTCCTTGGCGCGGCGCACCACCGGGTCGAAGACGCCCAGCGACTCGTCCAGGGTCCGGTTGAGGTTGGCCTTGGCGAAGGACTCCGTGGCGCTCGCGAAGACGGCGATCCGGCGCGCGCCCAGGCTCAGGGCGCGGTCCAGGCCACGCGCGTTGGGGACCAGGACGGGCAGGTGCACGCCCGCCAGCCCGGAGACGCGCGGGAACAGGTCCTCGGCGTCGGCGAGTTGGGGCACCCATTTCGGGTGCACGAAGCTCGTCGCCTCGATCGTCGTCAGCCCCGCGTCGGCGAGCCGGCGCACGAACTCCGCCTTGACCTCGGTCGGCACGGTCGACTTCTCGTTCTGCAGGCCGTCGCGGGCGCCGACCTCGTGGATGCGGACGCGGGCGGGCAGGTCCGCGGCCGGCACCGTCATGGGCAGCGTCATCAGTCCTCCTCCACCGGGGTGATGACCGCCAGGACCTGGTCCATGGCGACCGTCGCGCCGGGTGTGACGTCCAGTTCGGCGACCGTGCCGGCGTGCGGGGCGGAGATGACGTGCTCCATCTTCATCGCCTCGACCACCAGCAGGCTCTGTCCGGCGGTCACCTCGTCCCCGACGGCGACCTTCACCACCGTCACCGTCCCGGGCATGGGCGCGGTGAGCGAGTCCGCGCCCGCGTGGGCGGCCCCGGTGAGGGAGGCGGCCACCGGATCGTGGTCGCGCACGTGCCAGGCGTCGCCGTCCCGGCCCAGCCAGTCGGCGGCGCGGTGGAAGGTGTGGCGTACGCCGTCGAGGGTCACGGACACGCCGTCGTCCGTCACGTCGGCGGAGCCGCGCGGGGCGTACTCCACCGGGTCCTGGGCGCGCAGAGGGAAGCTCACGGGCCGCGCGGTGCCGCCGAGCCGCCAGCCGCTGGGCACCGAGAACGGGTCCGTCCAGCCGGCACCCGTCGGCCGCAGCGCGTCGAGCCGTACGGCCGCCGCCGCCTCGTACACCTCGTCGGGTACGTCCGTGGCGACCAGGTCGTCCACCACGCGCTCGACCAGTCCGGTGTCCAACTCGCCCGCCACGACCGCAGGATGCGCCAGCAGCCGCCGCAGGAACCCGGCGTTGGTCTGCACGCCCAGCGTGACCGTCTCCGCGAGCGCCGCCCTGAGCTTCCTGAGCGCGCTCGCGCGATCGGGGCCGTACGCGATCACCTTGGACAGCATCGGGTCGTACAGGCTGCCGACCTCGGTGCCCTCGCTGAGCCCGGAGTCGGTGCGGACGCCGTCGCCCTGGGGCTCGCGCAGCCTGAGGACCGTGCCGCCGGACGGCAGGAACCCGCGCGCGGGGTCCTCCGCGCAGATACGGGCCTCGATCGCGTGGCCGGTGAGCGTCACGTCGTCCTGCCCGAAGGCCAGCCGTTCGCCCGCCGCCACCCGCAGCTGCCACTCCACCAGGTCGAGGCCGGTGATGAGCTCGGTGACGGGGTGCTCCACCTGGAGGCGGGTGTTCATCTCCATGAAGTAGTAGGAGGAGGGGTCGCCGCCGGGCACGATGAACTCCACCGTGCCCGCGCCCCGGTAGCCGCAGGAGCGCGCCGCCTGCACGGCCGCCTCGCCCATCCCCGCGCGCGTGGCCTCGTCGAGGAGCACACTGGGCGCCTCCTCGATGATCTTCTGGTGCCGGCGCTGGAGGGAGCACTCGCGCTCGCCGAGGTGCACGACGTTGCCGTGGCCGTCGGCCAGCACCTGGATCTCGATGTGCCGGGGCCGGTCCACCCACCGCTCGACGAGGAGCGTGTCGTCGCCGAAGGACGCGCGGGCCTCGCGGCGGGCGGCGGCGATCTCGTCGGCCAGCTGCGCCTCGTCCCGCACCAGCCGCATGCCCTTGCCGCCACCGCCGGCCGACGGCTTGAGCAGCACCGGCATGCCGATCTCACGGGCGGCGTCCGCGAGTTCGGCGTCGGTGAGGCCGCTGCCGCTGGAGCCGGGCACGACCGGCACGCCGGCCGCCTTCACCGTCTCCTTGGCGCGGATCTTGTCGCCCATCAGGGAGATCGCGTCGGCGCTCGGCCCGATGAAGACGAGCCCCGCGTCGGCGCACGCGCGCGCGAAGTCGGCGTTCTCCGCGAGGAAGCCGTAGCCGGGGTGGACCGCCTGGGCGCCGGTGCGGGCGGCGGCCTCCAGGAGGCGCTCCACGGACAGATAGCTCTCGGACGCCGGGGCCGGACCGATCCGTACCGCGGTGTCGGCCTCGCGGACGTGCCGGGCGTCGGCGTCCGCGTCGGAGAAGACGGCCACCGAGCGCACGCCCATCGAGCGCAGGGTGCGGATCACACGGACGGCGATCTCGCCCCGGTTGGCCACGAGGACGGTTTCGAACATGCTCATCAAGGTCCCCCTCACATCCGGAAGACGCCGAACTGGGGGTCACCCAGGGGCGCGTTGCCGCAGGCGGTCAGTGCCAGGCCCAGCACCTGCCGGGTCTCCATCGGGTCGATGACGCCGTCGTCCCAGAGGCGGGCGGTGGCGTAGTAGGCGTTGCCCTGGCGTTCGTACTGCTCCCGGACGGGCGCCTTGAAGGACTCCTCGGCCTCCGCGGGCCAGTCCTCGCCGCGCGCCTCGATCTGGTCGCGCTTGACGGTCGCGAGGACCGAGGCGGCCTGTTCGCCGCCCATGACGGAGATCTTGGCGTTGGGCCACATCCACAGGAAGCGGGGCGAGTACGCCCGCCCGCACATGGAGTAGTTCCCCGCGCCGTACGAGCCGCCGACGACGACCGTCAGCTTCGGCACGCGCGTGCAGGCCACCGCCGTCACCATCTTGGCGCCGTGCTTGGCGATGCCGCCGGCCTCGTAGTCCTTGCCGACCATGAACCCGGAGATGTTCTGGAGGAAGACCAGCGGGATGCCGCGCTGGTCGCACAGCTCGATGAAGTGGGCGCCCTTCTGGGCGGACTCGGAGAACAGGATGCCGTTGTTGGCGACGATGCCGACCGGGTGGCCGTGGATCCGGGCGAAGCCGGTGACCAGGGTCTGCCCGAACTCGGACTTGAACTCCGAGAAGCGGGAGCCGTCGACCACGCGCGCGATGATCTCGCGCACGTCGTAGGGGGTGCGGGAGTCGACGGGGACGGCGCCGTAGAGGCCGTAGGGGTCGACCTTGGGTTCCGCGGCGGGCACCACCTCCCAGGGGAGGTTCCGGCGCGCGGGGAGGGTGGCGACGATGTTGCGCACGATCCGCAGCGCGTGCGCGTCGTCCTCCGCGAGGTGGTCGGTCACGCCGGACACCCGCGAGTGGACCTCGCCGCCGCCGAGCTCCTCCGCCGTGACGACCTCGCCGGTCGCGGCCTTCACCAGCGGGGGACCGCCGAGGAAGATCGTGCCCTGGCCCCGGACGATGACCGCCTCGTCGCTCATGGCGGGGACGTAGGCGCCGCCCGCGGTGCACGAGCCGAGCACGGCCGCGATCTGCGGGATGCCCGCGCCCGACATCCGGGCCTGGTTGTAGAAGATCCGCCCGAAGTGCTCCCGGTCCGGGAAGACCTCGTCCTGCATCGGCAGGAAGGCGCCGCCCGAGTCGACGAGGTACAGACACGGCAGCCGGTTCTCCAGGGCCACCTCCTGCGCGCGCAGGTGCTTCTTCACGGTCATCGGGTAGTAGGTGCCGCCCTTGACGGTGGCGTCATTGGCGACGATCACGCACTCGCGCCCGCTGACCCGCCCGATGCCGGCGATGACGCCGGCGGCCGGGGCCTGCCCGTCGTACATCCCGTCGGCGGCGAGGGGAGCGAGTTCAAGGAAGGGCGATCCGGGGTCGAGGAGGGTGTCCACCCGGTCCCGCGGCAGCAGCTTGCCGCGTGCGGTGTGCCGGGCGCGGGCCTTCTCGCCGCCGCCGAGCCGGGCCGCGGCGAGCTTGCCGCGCAGCTCCTCGCCGAGCGCCCGGTGGGCCTCCTCGTTGGACCGAAAGGCCTCCGACGCGGGATCTGCCGCGCTGTGGAGCTCCGGTGCCTCATGCATCCTGCGGTCCCCTCACCCAGTGATCGACTGTTCATGAGCGACTGGTTAATGAGCGTTAACCATTTCCTTCAGGTTAACGACCGCTAACCTCCCTGTCTAGAATTGCTCGCATGGCCACCAGAACCGACGCCCCCACCCGCCGCGAACAGATCCTCAAGGAGGCCGCGCGGCTCTTCGCCGAGCGCGGGTTCCATGGCGTCGGAGTCGACGAGATAGGCGCCGCCGTGGGCATCAGCGGCCCCGGTCTCTACCGGCACTTCGCCGGCAAGGACGCGATGCTCGCCGAGCTGCTGGTCGGCATCAGCGGTCAGCTGCTGACGGGCGCGAAGCGGCGCCTCGCGGAGGCCGACGGGGTGCCGGCCGAGGCGGTCCTCGACTCCCTCATCGAGGGCCACATCGACTTCGCCCTCGACGACCGCCCCCTGATCACCCTGCACGACCGAGAGCTGGACCGCCTGCGCGACAGCGACCGCAAGCTCGTGCGCCAGCTCCAGCGGCAGTACGTCGAGCTGTGGGTCGAGGTGGTCCGCGAGGTCTACCCGGGCCTGACCGAACCGACGGCCCGCTCCGCCGTGCACTCGGTCTTCGGCCTGCTCAACTCGACACCGCACCTGGGCCGGCCCGGGGCGCTCCCGGGCCGGGGCGTCACGGCGGTGCTGCTGCACCGGATGGCACGGGGGGCGTTCGGGGCGGCCGGGGCGGAGTGAGCCGGGAGGGCGTGCGCCCTTCCTCATGCCGCCTTTAGGTCAAGACTTCGTAAAGTGGCGGCATGATCTTTGCTGCTGAGGCCGAGGCGCCGGTCGGTGGAGTGGCCGGCTGGGCCGCCGACCTCATGGAGACGCTGGGCGGTCCGGGTGCCGGACTGGCCATCGCCCTGGAGAACCTCTTCCCGCCGCTGCCGAGCGAGGTGATCCTGCCGCTGGCGGGGTTCACCGCGAGCCAGGGCCGGATGGACGTGTTCGCCGCGATCGCTTGGACGACCGCGGGTTCGGTGGTGGGCGCGCTGGCGCTGTATCTGCTCGGCGCGCTCTTCGGGCGGGACCGGGTGATCGCGGCGGCGGCCCGGCTGCCGCTGGTGAAGGTCGCGGACGTGGAGCGGACCGAGGCGTGGTTCGTCCGGCACGGCACCAAGGCCGTCTTCTTCGGCCGCTTCGTGCCCATCTTCCGCAGCCTGATCTCGATACCGGCCGGCGTCGAACGCATGCGGCTGCCGGTCTTCCTCGCCCTCACCGCGGCCGGCAGCCTCATCTGGAACACCGCCTTCATCGCCGGCGGCTACGCCCTGGGCGCGCGCTGGCACGAGGTCACCGACGTGGTCGGCCTCTACTCCAAGGTGATCCTGGCGGCCGTGGCGGTCGCGGCCCTGGCCTTCGTGGCCGCACGGCTGCTGCGCGCGGGGCG
The DNA window shown above is from Streptomyces chartreusis and carries:
- a CDS encoding DedA family protein translates to MIFAAEAEAPVGGVAGWAADLMETLGGPGAGLAIALENLFPPLPSEVILPLAGFTASQGRMDVFAAIAWTTAGSVVGALALYLLGALFGRDRVIAAAARLPLVKVADVERTEAWFVRHGTKAVFFGRFVPIFRSLISIPAGVERMRLPVFLALTAAGSLIWNTAFIAGGYALGARWHEVTDVVGLYSKVILAAVAVAALAFVAARLLRAGRGTRRRTAGSGSGRRALERDERY
- a CDS encoding TetR/AcrR family transcriptional regulator → MATRTDAPTRREQILKEAARLFAERGFHGVGVDEIGAAVGISGPGLYRHFAGKDAMLAELLVGISGQLLTGAKRRLAEADGVPAEAVLDSLIEGHIDFALDDRPLITLHDRELDRLRDSDRKLVRQLQRQYVELWVEVVREVYPGLTEPTARSAVHSVFGLLNSTPHLGRPGALPGRGVTAVLLHRMARGAFGAAGAE
- a CDS encoding hydroxymethylglutaryl-CoA lyase, with the translated sequence MTLPMTVPAADLPARVRIHEVGARDGLQNEKSTVPTEVKAEFVRRLADAGLTTIEATSFVHPKWVPQLADAEDLFPRVSGLAGVHLPVLVPNARGLDRALSLGARRIAVFASATESFAKANLNRTLDESLGVFDPVVRRAKDEGLHVRGYVSMCFGDPWEGAVPLHQVARVCKALVAMGCDELSLGDTIGVATPGHVLELLSLLNEEGVPTNVIGVHFHDTYGQALANTYAALEHGVTTVDASAGGLGGCPYAKSATGNLATEDLVWMLRGLGIDTGVDLDRLVATSAWMAEQLGRPSPSRTVRALSHKEQ
- a CDS encoding acetyl-CoA carboxylase biotin carboxylase subunit, with the translated sequence MFETVLVANRGEIAVRVIRTLRSMGVRSVAVFSDADADARHVREADTAVRIGPAPASESYLSVERLLEAAARTGAQAVHPGYGFLAENADFARACADAGLVFIGPSADAISLMGDKIRAKETVKAAGVPVVPGSSGSGLTDAELADAAREIGMPVLLKPSAGGGGKGMRLVRDEAQLADEIAAARREARASFGDDTLLVERWVDRPRHIEIQVLADGHGNVVHLGERECSLQRRHQKIIEEAPSVLLDEATRAGMGEAAVQAARSCGYRGAGTVEFIVPGGDPSSYYFMEMNTRLQVEHPVTELITGLDLVEWQLRVAAGERLAFGQDDVTLTGHAIEARICAEDPARGFLPSGGTVLRLREPQGDGVRTDSGLSEGTEVGSLYDPMLSKVIAYGPDRASALRKLRAALAETVTLGVQTNAGFLRRLLAHPAVVAGELDTGLVERVVDDLVATDVPDEVYEAAAAVRLDALRPTGAGWTDPFSVPSGWRLGGTARPVSFPLRAQDPVEYAPRGSADVTDDGVSVTLDGVRHTFHRAADWLGRDGDAWHVRDHDPVAASLTGAAHAGADSLTAPMPGTVTVVKVAVGDEVTAGQSLLVVEAMKMEHVISAPHAGTVAELDVTPGATVAMDQVLAVITPVEED
- a CDS encoding carboxyl transferase domain-containing protein, with product MHEAPELHSAADPASEAFRSNEEAHRALGEELRGKLAAARLGGGEKARARHTARGKLLPRDRVDTLLDPGSPFLELAPLAADGMYDGQAPAAGVIAGIGRVSGRECVIVANDATVKGGTYYPMTVKKHLRAQEVALENRLPCLYLVDSGGAFLPMQDEVFPDREHFGRIFYNQARMSGAGIPQIAAVLGSCTAGGAYVPAMSDEAVIVRGQGTIFLGGPPLVKAATGEVVTAEELGGGEVHSRVSGVTDHLAEDDAHALRIVRNIVATLPARRNLPWEVVPAAEPKVDPYGLYGAVPVDSRTPYDVREIIARVVDGSRFSEFKSEFGQTLVTGFARIHGHPVGIVANNGILFSESAQKGAHFIELCDQRGIPLVFLQNISGFMVGKDYEAGGIAKHGAKMVTAVACTRVPKLTVVVGGSYGAGNYSMCGRAYSPRFLWMWPNAKISVMGGEQAASVLATVKRDQIEARGEDWPAEAEESFKAPVREQYERQGNAYYATARLWDDGVIDPMETRQVLGLALTACGNAPLGDPQFGVFRM